Proteins encoded in a region of the Tripterygium wilfordii isolate XIE 37 chromosome 21, ASM1340144v1, whole genome shotgun sequence genome:
- the LOC119988563 gene encoding berberine bridge enzyme-like 22: protein MKHIIIRVLLLLSVSLATSNLIHEDFLQCMATQFSAYTKSLEIIFTGNSPLYSSLLQSSQQNPRWLNSTTQKPIMIIVPFHESEIQAAIACSKVHELQVRVRSGGHDYEGLSYRCKAPFIIIDLINFRSIEIDLQHETAWVQSGATLGELYYAIAKMSNVHGFPAGLCPTVGVGGHFSGGGFGTLVRKYGLAADNIVDAYLIDVNGRILDRNAMGEDLFWAIRGGGGASFGIILSWKVKLIGVPPIVTCFTISKTMEEGASKLVYRWQYIADKHHEDLFIRILVQNIAGESKGNKKIIQASFNSLFLGRIDRLIQLMNESFPELGLKAEDCSEMSWIESTLYFAGFQKGQPLEVLLGKTPLYKSNFKAKSDFVTQPIPEDGLGGIWEIFLKEEMAFMIMDPFGGRMNEISESESPFPHRKGNLYNIQYLVKWNIDGQRKSKRHVKWIRMLYQYMEPYVSKSPRTAYLNYRDLDLGTNNHANTSDSATIAWGMKYFKGNLERLVQVKSRVDPDNFFRSEQSIPVTV from the coding sequence atgaaaCACATTATAATTCGAGTTCTGCTTTTACTTTCTGTTTCATTGGCAACTTCTAATCTAATCCATGAAGATTTTCTGCAATGCATGGCAACCCAATTCAGTGCGTATACCAAATCTTTGGAAATCATCTTCACTGGTAACTCTCCTTTGTATTCATCTCTCCTGCAATCTTCTCAGCAAAATCCAAGATGGTTGAATTCCACAACCCAAAAACCTATTATGATCATAGTACcattccatgagtctgaaatTCAAGCAGCTATTGCATGTAGTAAAGTGCATGAACTACAAGTCAGGGTTAGAAGTGGTGGCCATGACTATGAAGGCCTATCCTACAGATGCAAAGCCCCGTTCATCATTATCGATCTCATCAATTTCCGGTCAATAGAGATCGATTTACAACATGAAACAGCATGGGTGCAATCTGGGGCAACGCTTGGTGAGCTTTACTATGCCATTGCAAAGATGAGTAATGTACATGGATTCCCAGCAGGATTATGTCCTACTGTTGGGGTTGGTGGGCACTTTAGTGGAGGTGGGTTTGGTACCTTGGTGAGGAAGTATGGCCTTGCAGCAGACAATATTGTGGATGCTTACTTGATTGATGTCAATGGAAGAATTCTTGATAGAAACGCCATGGGAGAGGATTTGTTTTGGGCCATTAGAGGAGGTGGAGGAGCAAGCTTTGGAATCATTCTCTCATGGAAAGTCAAGCTGATTGGAGTACCACCAATTGTGACATGTTTCACCATATCGAAAACAATGGAGGAAGGCGCTTCTAAGCTTGTCTATAGGTGGCAATACATTGCAGATAAACACCATGAGGATCTATTCATCAGAATACTTGTACAAAATATAGCAGGAGAAAGCAAGGGGAATAAGAAAATCATCCAGGCTTCCTTCAATTCATTGTTTCTTGGGCGAATTGACAGGCTGATTCAATTGATGAATGAAAGCTTCCCGGAGTTGGGATTGAAGGCTGAGGACTGCAGTGAAATGAGTTGGATTGAATCAACCCTATATTTTGCCGGTTTTCAAAAGGGGCAGCCTCTTGAGGTATTGCTAGGCAAAACTCCATTATACAAGAGCAATTTCAAGGCAAAATCAGACTTTGTGACACAACCTATACCTGAAGATGGGCTAGGAGGAATATGGGAGATAtttttgaaagaagaaatggCTTTCATGATAATGGATCCTTTTGGGGGAAGAATGAACGAAATTTCAGAATCTGAAAGCCCGTTTCCACACAGAAAAGGCAATTTGTACAATATACAATACCTAGTCAAGTGGAATATAGATGggcaaagaaaatcaaaaaggCATGTAAAGTGGATTAGAATGCTTTACCAGTATATGGAGCCATATGTTTCCAAGTCTCCCAGGACTGCATATCTCAACTACAGGGATCTTGATTTGGGGACCAATAATCATGCCAACACAAGTGACTCGGCAACAATTGCTTGGGGAATGAAGTATTTCAAGGGCAACCTGGAGAGATTGGTACAAGTCAAGAGCAGAGTTGATCCAGACAATTTCTTCAGAAGTGAGCAGAGTATCCCTGTAACAGTGTAA
- the LOC119988727 gene encoding putative germin-like protein 2-1, translating to MAAPILLLGSLLAMSSFLALAYDVKPLQDFCVADAKSSVTVNGLACKDPKKAKAKDFFFSGLHLAGNTSNAVGSIVTPVNVAQIPGLNTLGISLARIDYAPGGINSPHTHPRASEILTVIEGQLEVGFVTSNPDNRLIAKTLNKGDVFVFPIGLIHFQRNVGWGNAVAIAGLNSQNPGVITIANAVFGADPEIKSDILARAFQLDKNVIEFAQSKF from the exons ATGGCTGCTCCCATTCTTCTGTTAGGTTCCTTATTAGCCATgtcttcctttcttgccttggcgTATGACGTCAAACCCCTTCAGGACTTCTGCGTCGCGGATGCAAAGAGCTCAG TGACAGTGAATGGCTTAGCCTGCAAGGATCCCAAAAAGGCAAAAGCCAAGGATTTCTTCTTCAGCGGTCTTCACTTGGCAGGGAACACATCAAATGCAGTAGGGTCAATAGTTACACCAGTGAATGTAGCACAAATTCCTGGACTCAACACTCTTGGCATCTCCCTTGCCCGCATCGACTACGCACCAGGGGGAATCAATTCTCCACACACTCACCCTCGCGCCTCGGAAATCTTGACTGTCATTGAAGGCCAACTAGAAGTTGGGTTTGTCACTTCAAATCCTGATAACCGTCTTATTGCGAAGACATTGAACAAGGGCGATGTGTTCGTGTTTCCAATTGGACTAATCCATTTCCAGAGGAATGTAGGATGGGGAAATGCCGTCGCCATTGCTGGTCTTAACAGCCAAAACCCTGGTGTTATCACCATTGCAAATGCAGTGTTTGGGGCTGATCCGGAAATCAAGAGTGACATTCTTGCCAGGGCATTCCAGTTGGATAAGAACGTTATTGAATTTGCTCAATCCAAGTTCTAA
- the LOC119988561 gene encoding berberine bridge enzyme-like 15: protein MVVASKVSLLSSLLLCLLFLSSPSFGTSKVSIQDSFRQCLTVNSDISIPFSTCFYTPNTFNFTSVLQSTAQNLRYLTPSVLKPEFIFEPMQESHIQAAVICAKQLGIHLRVRSGGHDYEGLSYASETETPFIIVDLSRIRSVNVDIADNSAWVQAGATIGEAYYRISEKSKVHGFPGGLCSSLGIGGHITGGAYGSMMRKYGLGADNVMDARLIDANGRVLDRASMGEDVFWAIRGGGGASFGIITAWKLKLVPVPATVTVFTVTKTLEQGATKILYKWQEVADKLHEDLFIRVVISVANAAAGGGGGRTVATSYNALFLGDAERLLQIMQESFPELGLTRNDCIETSWIKSVLYIAGYPNNTPPEVLLQGKSLFKNYFKAKSDYMKEPIPETGLEGLWKRLLEEESPLMIWNPYGGMMSKISESEIPFPHRKGILMKIQYLTNWQDGDEKKASKHIDWIRKLYNYMTPYASMFPRQAYVNYRDLDLGVNKNDNISFIHASVWGAKYFKDNFNKLVQVKTKIDPDNFYRHEQSIPPLPASLRKKSKNKW, encoded by the coding sequence ATGGTTGTGGCTTCAAAGGTCTCTCTCCTCTCATCACTTCTATTATGTCTACTCTTTCTTTCCTCACCATCATTTGGAACTTCTAAAGTTTCAATTCAAGACAGTTTCAGGCAATGCCTTACTGTCAATTCTGACATTTCAATCCCATTCTCTACATGTTTTTACACACCAAACACTTTTAACTTCACAAGTGTTCTTCAATCCACTGCTCAGAATCTGAGGTACTTGACACCATCAGTGTTGAAACCCGAATTCATTTTCGAGCCGATGCAAGAATCCCACATCCAGGCTGCTGTGATTTGTGCAAAGCAGCTTGGGATTCACTTGAGGGTGAGGAGTGGAGGACATGACTATGAGGGTCTCTCTTATGCATCAGAAACTGAGACTCCTTTTATTATTGTAGACCTTTCAAGAATAAGGTCAGTCAATGTTGATATTGCAGACAACAGTGCTTGGGTTCAAGCTGGAGCTACAATTGGTGAAGCATATTACAGGATTTCAGAGAAATCTAAAGTTCATGGATTTCCTGGTGGACTTTGTTCAAGTCTGGGCATTGGAGGGCACATTACAGGTGGTGCTTATGGTTCTATGATGAGAAAATATGGTCTTGGTGCTGACAATGTCATGGATGCTCGATTAATCGACGCGAATGGACGAGTACTTGATCGAGCGTCGATGGGGGAAGATGTGTTTTGGGCAATCAGAGGTGGAGGAGGAGCTAGCTTTGGTATCATTACAGCTTGGAAGTTGAAGTTGGTTCCTGTTCCTGCAACTGTGACAGTTTTTACAGTTACAAAGACGTTAGAACAAGGTGCTACAAAGATCCTCTATAAATGGCAAGAAGTTGCAGATAAGCTTCATGAGGATCTCTTCATCAGAGTCGTCATCAGTGTTGCCAATGCTGctgctggtggtggtggaggaagaACTGTTGCTACTTCATATAATGCACTATTTCTTGGTGATGCAGAGAGACTCCTCCAGATTATGCAAGAGAGCTTCCCTGAATTAGGGTTAACCCGTAACGATTGTATTGAAACAAGCTGGATTAAGTCAGTTCTTTACATTGCTGGGTACCCAAACAACACACCACCAGAAGTTCTACTTCAAGGGAAGTCCTTGTTCAAGAACTACTTCAAAGCCAAATCAGACTATATGAAAGAACCCATACCAGAAACAGGGCTTGAAGGGCTATGGAAGAGGTTATTAGAAGAGGAATCACCATTGATgatatggaatccttatggTGGAATGATGAGCAAGATTTCAGAGTCTGAAATTCCATTCCCTCACAGAAAGGGAATCTTGATGAAGATCCAGTACCTAACAAATTGGCAAGATGGGGATGAGAAGAAAGCATCAAAACATATAGATTGGATCAGGAAGCTTTACAATTACATGACACCTTATGCTTCTATGTTCCCTAGACAGGCATATGTGAATTACAGGGATCTTGATTTGGGTGTCAACAAGAACGATAATATCAGCTTTATCCACGCTAGTGTTTGGGGTGCTAAGTATTTCAAGGATAATTTCAACAAATTGGTACAAGTGAAGACCAAGATTGACCCAGATAACTTCTACAGGCATGAACAGAGCATCCCACCTCTTCCAGCTTCACTCAGAAAGAAATCTAAAAATAAATGGTGA
- the LOC119988562 gene encoding serine hydroxymethyltransferase 3, chloroplastic-like, with protein sequence MQACTGAAMMGSLQQPFRPKNSLFPVKECGLSGFLNKIKLNSLKPCSCSVVEGSLTTGRPPSSASVPVSGLGDNGRKFIDYSLGEADPDVHEIIDKEKKRQLKSLELIASENFTSRAVMEALGSCLTNKYSEGLPGKRYYGGNEYIDELETLCQERALESYRLDGKEWGVNVQPLSGSPANFAVYTAVLKPHDRIMGLDLPHGGHLSHGFMTPKRRVSATSIYFESMPYRLDESTGIIDYDMLEKTANLFRPKLIIAGASAYPRDFDYPRLRKIADAVGAFLMMDMAHISGLVAASVVADPFEYCDIVTTTTHKSLRGPRGGMIFFRKDPVLGVDLESAINNAVFPGLQGGPHNNTIGALAVCLKHAQSPEFKSYQNKVVSNCRALANRLTELGYKLVSGGTDNHLILVDLRPLGVDGARVEKILDMASITLNKNSVPGDKSALVPGGIRIGSPAMTTREFTEKEFVATADLIHEGVQITIEAKQLVSGSKLQDFMKFVTSPDFPLTNKVSDLRERVEALTTQFPMPGV encoded by the exons ATGCAGGCTTGTACAGGAGCGGCTATGATGGGTTCTCTGCAACAGCCCTTTCGGCCCAAGAATTCGCTGTTTCCTGTGAAAGAGTGCGGTTTGAGTGGGTTTTTGAATAAGATTAAACTGAATTCATTGAAGCCTTGTAGCTGCTCTGTCGTTGAAGGGAGCTTGACTACTGGAAGGCCACCTTCTTCTGCTTCTGTCCCTGTCTCTGGACTGGGAG ATAATGGGCGCAAATTCATAGATTATAGCCTTGGTGAGGCTGATCCTGATGTACATGAAATAATtgataaggaaaaaaagagacaatTGAAAAGCCTTGAGCTTATTGCCTCAGAAAATTTTACCTCTAGAGCAGTGATGGAGGCACTTGGTTCTTGTCTGACAAACAAATATTCTGAAGGTCTACCTGGTAAAAG GTACTATGGTGGAAATGAGTACATTGATGAGCTTGAAACACTATGTCAAGAGAGGGCTTTGGAATCATATCGCCTAGATGGAAAGGAATGGGGTGTCAATGTTCAACCACTGTCTGGTTCTCCTGCTAATTTTGCAGTTTACACTGCCGTTCTTAAACCACATGATCGCATTATG GGTTTGGACTTGCCTCATGGCGGACATCTGTCACATGGCTTTATGACTCCTAAAAGAAGGGTATCTGCCACATCAATATACTTTGAGTCTATGCCTTACCGACTTGATGAATCTACAG GCATTATTGATTATGATATGCTGGAGAAAACTGCTAATCTCTTTCGGCCGAAACTCATTATTGCTGGTGCTAGTGCTTATCCTCGAGATTTTGATTATCCTCGCTTAAGGAAG ATTGCAGATGCTGTTGGTGCTTTTCTCATGATGGATATGGCACACATAAGTGGACTTGTTGCCGCTTCTGTGGTTGCTGACCCCTTTGAATATTGTGATATTGTAACCACAACTACTCACAAG TCTTTAAGAGGTCCAAGAGGTGGCATGATCTTCTTTAGGAAGGACCCTGTCCTTGGAGTTGATTTAGAATCTGCCATTAACAATGCTGTTTTCCCAGGTTTACAG GGTGGTCCTCATAATAACACCATTGGGGCCCTTGCAGTCTGCTTGAAGCATGCACAATCCCCAGAATTTAAATCTTACCAGAACAAG GTTGTCTCAAATTGTAGGGCTCTTGCAAACCGGTTAACTGAATTGGGTTACAAACTGGTATCTGGTGGGACGGACAATCATCTCATACTTGTAGATCTTAGGCCATTA GGTGTTGATGGCGCACGAGTGGAGAAAATTCTTGATATGGCCTCTATAACCCTCAACAAGAACTCTGTGCCTG GTGATAAGAGTGCCCTAGTGCCTGGGGGTATTCGAATTGGATCGCCTGCTATGACTACCAGAGAATTTACAGAAAAAGAATTTGTAGCAACTGCAGATCTAATTCACGAGGGCGTGCAAATCACTATTGAAGCTAAACAATTGGTTTCAGGATCAAAGCTTCAAGATTTCATGAAGTTTGTCACATCTCCTGATTTTCCTTTGACGAATAAGGTTTCGGATCTCCGCGAAAGGGTTGAAGCCCTTACAACCCAGTTTCCTATGCCAGGAGTTTGA
- the LOC119988564 gene encoding putative germin-like protein 2-2 has product MAKYLVLMSLLAMTMLAVAFEPSPLQDFCVADASSSTRVNGHVCLDSKMVEAKHFSLSGFHIAGNTSNPLGSTITPATVAQIPGLNTLGISIVRFDYAPWGLVPPHTHPRATEIITVLEGSVLVGFVTSNPDNRLITKTLEKGDVFVFPIGLVHFQQSVGNYNAVSLSSLSSQNPGVVMVANALFGSEPSIDGDVLAKAFQVDKNVISNLQEKF; this is encoded by the exons ATGGCAAAGTACTTGGTACTAATGAGTCTACTGGCCATGACCATGCTGGCTGTGGCCTTTGAGCCAAGTCCTCTGCAAGATTTCTGCGTCGCTGATGCTTCTAGCTCAA CAAGAGTGAATGGTCATGTATGCTTGGACTCCAAGATGGTTGAGGCCAAGCATTTCTCCCTTAGTGGATTTCACATTGCTGGTAATACATCAAATCCCCTCGGCTCCACGATTACTCCAGCAACTGTGGCACAAATTCCTGGACTCAACACTCTTGGCATCTCAATAGTTCGATTTGACTACGCACCATGGGGTTTAGTCCCTCCTCACACGCACCCTCGTGCCACCGAGATCATAACAGTCCTTGAAGGAAGTGTCTTGGTTGGCTTTGTAACTTCAAATCCCGACAACAGGCTCATCACAAAGACCCTCGAGAAGGGTGATGTGTTCGTCTTCCCCATAGGACTTGTTCACTTCCAGCAAAGCGTAGGAAATTATAATGCTGTTTCACTCTCTTCCTTGAGCAGCCAAAACCCAGGTGTAGTCATGGTTGCTAATGCTCTTTTCGGATCAGAACCATCAATAGATGGTGATGTCCTGGCCAAGGCTTTCCAGGTTGACAAGAATGTGATCAGTAATCTTCAAGAAAAATTTTAG
- the LOC119989672 gene encoding uncharacterized protein LOC119989672 yields the protein MPLPWKKTRVARISRLVADLQSPKHGNSLVVETGFPTSLVDLFVKNRDRLKKKKKRAPASDVSAVDTVIVPPSPPPPPQPAVFESHSVIEGESLRGEQKENLEESLLEREDKIQIEDRASGCDRRWLFATGLKMFVVMVLALSTKKLTVGITASAFLLLFLEYFGKHIVWFLKPCLRSNRIDQCKDFKTPIANDFKAPIVKEDRIAVLTIGGLESSEEIQVVEPNFGVATQVEEIRIKEPDLKLMDYLESERDVEGDQDRCVLVLNKEGSRRAKLKAKIKKIVPKKLRHGKREKKRDEREPESSCSEVCSSFDGEVEEPEIGDKQVSRVQGESKLSPLEEKEEEKCTRKLDDRFHSLNIQLQTIGEKGVVEEKLGIEKKGNSGYLLIFLIVLSGLIGGRVVAVLLTVSGCVMTKLVRSSVSSSSWNLGWW from the coding sequence ATGCCTCTTCCGTGGAAGAAGACCAGGGTTGCCCGAATCTCGCGACTCGTGGCCGATCTTCAGTCCCCAAAACACGGCAACTCTCTTGTCGTTGAGACCGGCTTCCCTACTTCCCTAGTCGATCTCTTTGTCAAGAACCGTGATCGtctcaagaagaaaaagaagcgtGCGCCGGCATCCGATGTCTCCGCCGTTGATACCGTGATTGTCCCTCCATCGCCGCCGCCGCCACCACAGCCGGCTGTCTTTGAGAGTCATAGTGTGATCGAGGGCGAGAGTTTGAGAGGGGAACAGAAGGAAAATCTAGAGGAATCGCTGCTTGAACGTGAAGATAAGATTCAGATTGAGGATCGCGCAAGCGGTTGTGATCGTAGATGGCTGTTCGCGACGGGATTGAAGATGTTTGTGGTAATGGTTCTTGCTTTGAGCACCAAAAAGCTCACAGTTGGAATCACAGCATCGGCGTTTCTGCTCCTGTTTCTTGAGTATTTTGGGAAGCATATTGTATGGTTTCTGAAACCTTGTCTTCGATCCAATCGAATTGACCAATGCAAAGACTTCAAAACCCCAATTGCAAATGATTTCAAAGCCCCAATTGTAAAGGAAGATAGGATTGCGGTGCTGACCATAGGAGGACTCGAGTCTTCTGAAGAAATTCAAGTTGTGGAACCTAATTTTGGAGTGGCTACACAAGTTGAGGAGATTAGGATAAAGGAACCAGATTTGAAACTCATGGATTATTTGGAGAGTGAGAGGGACGTGGAGGGAGATCAGGATAGATGTGTTTTAGTGTTGAACAAAGAGGGTAGCCGAAGAGCAAAACTCAAGGCAAAGATCAAGAAAATTGTGCCTAAGAAGTTACGAcatggaaagagagagaaaaagagagatgaGAGGGAGCCAGAATCGAGCTGCAGCGAAGTTTGTAGTTCCTTTGATGGAGAGGTTGAAGAACCAGAAATTGGTGACAAACAAGTTTCAAGGGTTCAAGGTGAATCAAAGTTATCACCattagaagaaaaggaagaagaaaagtgtACAAGGAAACTTGATGATAGATTCCATAGTTTAAATATACAATTGCAGACAATTGGAGAGAAGGGTGTAGTTGAGGAAAAGTTGGGGATTGAAAAGAAAGGGAATTCAGGGTATCTTTTAATCTTTCTAATTGTTCTTTCAGGACTCATAGGAGGTCGGGTTGTAGCTGTGTTGCTTACTGTTTCAGGGTGTGTGATGACAAAATTGGTCAGGTCCTCTGTTTCTAGCTCAAGCTGGAATCTTGGATGGTGGTAG
- the LOC119989674 gene encoding putative germin-like protein 2-3, protein MANYLVLISVMAMACTQVMAFEPSPLQDFCVADTSSSITVNGHACLDSKKVEAKHFSFSGLHIAGDTSNPLGSAFTRVFVDVLPGLNTLGISVVRIDMEPWGLVAPHMHPRASEIVTVLEGNVFVGFVTSNPENRLITKTLKKGDVFAFPIGLVHFQQNVGNSNAVTLVFFSSQNPGIIAVPPSVFGSNPSIAVDILAKTFQVNKDVVNQIQDKF, encoded by the exons ATGGCGAACTACTTGGTACTAATCAGTGTAATGGCCATGGCTTGCACCCAAGTCATGGCCTTTGAGCCAAGCCCTCTGCAAGATTTTTGCGTCGCTGATACTTCTAGCTCAA TAACGGTGAATGGTCATGCTTGTTTGGACTCCAAGAAGGTTGAGGCCAAGCATTTCTCCTTCAGTGGTCTTCACATTGCCGGCGACACATCAAATCCCTTAGGTTCTGCATTTACCCGAGTATTTGTTGACGTATTACCTGGACTCAACACTCTTGGCATCTCAGTGGTTCGGATTGACATGGAACCATGGGGTTTAGTTGCTCCTCACATGCACCCTCGCGCCTCAGAGATTGTAACAGTTCTTGAAGGCAATGTCTTCGTTGGCTTCGTAACATCCAATCCTGAAAACCGGCTCATCACTAAGACCCTCAAGAAGGGTGATGTGTTCGCCTTCCCAATTGGACTTGTTCACTTCCAGCAAAATGTGGGCAATTCTAATGCTGTTACACTTGTTTTCTTCAGCAGCCAAAACCCGGGTATAATCGCCGTTCCTCCTTCTGTTTTTGGATCAAACCCGTCAATTGCTGTTGACATTCTTGCCAAGACTTTCCAGGTGAACAAGGATGTGgtcaatcaaattcaagacaAATTTTAG
- the LOC119988725 gene encoding tubulin beta chain-like — translation MREILHIQGGQCGNQIGAKFWEVICDEHGIDHIGKYCGDSDLQLERINVYYNEASGGRYVPRAVLMDLEPGTMDSVRSGPYGQIFRPDNFVFGQSGAGNNWAKGHYTEGAELIDSVLDVVRKEAENCDCLQGFQVCHSLGGGTGSGMGTLLISKIREEYPDRMMLTFSVFPSPKVSDTVVEPYNATLSVHQLVENADECMVLDNEALYDICFRTLKLATPSFGDLNHLISATMSGVTCCLRFPGQLNSDLRKLAVNLIPFPRLHFFMVGFAPLTSRGSQQYRALTVPELTQQMWDAKNMMCAADPRHGRYLTASAMFRGKMSTKEVDEQMINVQNKNSSYFVEWIPNNVKSSVCDSPPKGLKMASTFIGNSTSIQEMFRRVSEQFTAMFRRKAFLHWYTGEGMDEMEFTEAESNMNDLVAEYQQYQDATADDEEYEDEEEEEIPA, via the exons atgagagagaTTCTCCATATCCAGGGCGGACAATGTGGCAACCAGATCGGTGCCAAGTTCTGGGAGGTGATCTGCGACGAGCACGGCATTGATCATATCGGAAAGTATTGTGGAGACTCCGATCTCCAGCTCGAGCGTATCAATGTGTATTACAACGAGGCCAGCGGTGGCCGTTACGTGCCCCGTGCTGTCCTTATGGATCTCGAGCCTGGCACCATGGATTCTGTCAGATCCGGTCCCTATGGGCAGATCTTCAGGCCCGACAATTTCGTCTTCGGCCAGTCCGGGGCTGGGAATAACTGGGCCAAGGGTCATTATACCGAAGGGGCGGAGCTCATTGATTCTGTGCTCGATGTCGTGAGGAAAGAAGCCGAGAATTGTGACTGTTTGCAGG GATTTCAAGTTTGTCATTCTTTGGGTGGAGGCACTGGCTCTGGCATGGGAACTCTTCTTATATCCAAGATCAGGGAGGAGTATCCAGATCGCATGATGCTGACCTTTTCTGTTTTTCCTTCTCCTAAGGTATCTGACACAGTTGTTGAGCCATACAATGCTACACTTTCTGTGCATCAGCTAGTTGAGAATGCTGATGAATGTATGGTTCTGGACAACGAGGCTCTATATGACATTTGCTTCCGCACACTCAAGCTTGCCACCCCTTCAT TTGGTGATCTTAACCACCTCATCTCTGCCACAATGAGTGGCGTCACATGCTGTCTCCGTTTCCCTGGGCAGCTGAACtcagaccttaggaagcttgcTGTTAATCTTATCCCATTCCCTCGCCTTCACTTCTTCATGGTTGGGTTTGCACCATTGACATCAAGGGGTTCACAGCAGTACCGTGCCCTCACCGTGCCTGAGCTAACTCAGCAGATGTGGGATGCAAAGAACATGATGTGTGCTGCTGACCCTCGTCATGGCCGCTACCTGACTGCCTCAGCCATGTTCCGTGGAAAGATGAGTACTAAAGAGGTTGATGAACAAATGATTAATGTTCAGAACAAGAACTCTTCATACTTTGTTGAATGGATTCCAAATAATGTCAAATCCAGTGTTTGTGATAGCCCACCAAAGGGCTTGAAGATGGCCTCAACTTTTATTGGCAATTCAACTTCAATTCAGGAGATGTTTAGGCGAGTTAGTGAGCAGTTCACAGCAATGTTTAGGCGCAAGGCTTTCTTGCACTGGTACACTGGTGAGGGAATGGATGAAATGGAGTTTACTGAGGCAGAGAGCAACATGAATGATCTGGTTGCGGAGTACCAGCAATACCAGGATGCCACTGCTGATGATGAGGAGTAcgaggatgaagaagaggaggaaattCCCGCTTGA